attctatttcaaatttgtgtttttaaatgtatttttttcatgaaataaatggaaattaaaatttttttgGATGCATATTATAGGTTTTGTAGGAATTTaccttataatatatataaaaaaaatgaatgcaaTAGTATATTGTTAGAGATTTATTTTGATTGATTAAGAgtataattgattattaaaaGAGTGGAAAAAGATAAATGAGATTAAGAAGGGGAGTGTGAAGTTTTGAAGGAAgtgcattttatttttagataatagaattgaaaaaataaaaataaatataaaaaaaaatgtccaAGACAacaataaaatgataaataactaaaaaaaattaataaaataaaatattggtaaaaataaaattgaaataaatttatgtagAAAAAAACAGTTGTAAGgagaaattttttatatatatatatagatatagataaaaCTTTTCTTTTTTCGTGTGTTTcatggtttaaaaaaaaatcctcataaacaaatattattttctttaaagtttttaaataaatattttatacaatcAACCAAGTAAAACTCAGAGTAATCTTTAACAAGATTAAAATAGCACATGCATTCAAACACATACTTCatggatataatttttttatatataattaattataaatgattatcatattaattaagataattattatGAATTGTGATATATGATATCAATCCCAACCCACAAAGTCAAAAGTCAAAACcctaaaaattataaatcttCGTGCTTGCACCTCAAGCAGTTTTTGGCACTGGTTTTCGCTGTTTCGCTGTTTCGCGGCGTTGTTAACTTCCCTTCTCCTACAACCTTCCACAATCTCCAAACATGGGTCGGAGAAACGACGCCGTTTTAGTCAGCGAACCAGTCGCCGAAGAAGTCCCCTACAGCCCCGAGCTCGATtccgagaagaagaagaagaaaaagaagaataagaacaaAGACAAGCAGCATGAAAGCGAAAACAGCCCTAAACGAAAGCTCGACGAACTCGACCATCAAAACGGCACCGAAtcgaagaagaagaaaaagaagaagcacCACGACTCCAAAGAGAATGCAGAGGAAACCAACGGTGACGGGAACAACGACAACGGCGCTAATCGCGATGAAACGGTGGCGGACAGGTCTGTGGTTGTTACAGGCAAGAATGCCGGAGATGCGAAGTACGCGGCGTTGAAAAACTTTTTGGATTCTGGACTTCCAGAGAATGTGCTGGAGTGCTGCAAGGGTTTCGAGAAGCCTTCTCCGATTCAATCGCGGGCGTGGCCTTTCTTATTGGACCGTCGTGATTTGATTGGAATCGCTGCCACTGGATCAGGTGCGTTGTTGTTGTGTATATGTGTGTTTCGCGTGACTTGAAATTGGTTCTGATTTTGGTGGTTTTGCTTTCAGGGAAAACGTTGGCGTTTGGGATACCGGCGATTATGCATGTTTTGGGAAAGCGGAAGGGTAAAGGTTCCAGGGGGCGGAACCCTCTCTGCCTCGTGCTCTCTCCTACTAGAGAGCTAGCACAACAAGTATGAAGTTTGgatatgtttaattttaatttaaacttgatgttttaataatttcatgTGTGTTTTGCACTTGTCAGTTGCAGATTGAAAATAGAGTTCTATATTACTTCCTTTGAAATGAGAGAATTTGAATCTCTCTCTCAAGTTACTGAAAATAAAGGTTTAATTGGATTTCAAATTCCAATTAAAGGGCTCTGTAGCGTGAATTTTTTAGTTGCTACTCTCTACTTGCCTTATTGTTTTATGTGTATACTCGAACATGTGAAACAATGGGTTACAGTCAATTTATCACCGTGCTGTTATTGATTAATTAAATGGTGTGATATGTTAAATATTAGTGTTACGTGACACTTTATAGCTTATATGTATCTCCATCAGAACACTATGTGTCTAAACAGGAAATTGATTGATGCTATTTatttagaataatatttttaggtTCCTACAGTTATGTGAGTTTTACAGTCACCTCAACCCCCCCGCCCaatgtttctttttcctcttATAAAATACAGCGACTTTATCTTACTTTTTCACATCCACGAATATTGGATAGTATTACTGATTTACTGAATGATAATATCTAAtagttttctttaattgtttataGATATCAGATGTCATGTGTGATGCTGGTAGTTCTTGTGGTGTGGAATCAATCTGTTTGTATGGTGGAACCTCCAAAGGCCCACAAATCTCCTCTCTAAAATCTGGCATTGTAAGTTATAAAATTCTTCTGTTGCTTTGAATGGTTTGTACTCAAATGGCAGTTGAATTTAAATGCTTGTTCATTTACATGTTGAGTGATATTTTGTCCTTTTTTCATTAACATCATACGGATATCTAATACCACTTTTTTCCATCCAGGACATTGTCATTGGAACTCCGGGTCGTATCCAGGATCTAATTGAAATGGGTGTCTGTTGCCTCAAAGAAGTATCTTTTGTGGTAAGCTGTAAATTGTCAAGCAGAATTCTGTTGTTAATTTCcctcttattttttaatgcactTTATACCGTGTAAACAAGTTGTTATACccatcttatatttttttaactacatTCATTGGTGGGAAGGTCAGTTTGAGTCTCTTTGTTGTACATATATTGAATTTTCAATTACCATACAATTTGCTTCTTGGCTGACTTTTCTTTGGCTTTAAATATGTGAACTAGAAGTAGATGCTTGTTTATAAGCAAAATATGGTGAGACTTTTCCAAacattttcatttatttgttgTTCCAGGTacttgatgaagcagatcggatGCTTGATATGGGTTTTGAGCAAATAGTTCGCTCTATTCTGGGTCAGACATCTTCTGGTATGATGCATTTTTATCAGTTGTTACCCCTATTACTGGTCATTAATTTATTTGTCCTAGAGTTTTTAATGTCTGGCTTAGATTTGTCAAAACTGATCTACATGACTGATTCTCCAAGAAGCTTAAACAGATATTTTGTTTGCTCAGTCTTTTCCACATTATTTTTgtctcaataaaaaaattatacttgttTGCAGATCGTCAAATGGTTATGTTCAGTGCTACATGGCCTTTGGCAGTTCATCATTTGGCTCAGGAGTTTATGGATCCCAATCCTGTAAAAGTATGtatctttttcaaaaaaagATTTCAACTATTTTTCATACAATATTTTGGACGAAGAAATGCTTAAACTTGTGATAGGTTGTTGTAGGTTCAGAAGACTTGGCTGCCAATCATGATGTCATGCAGATAGTTGAGGTGTGAATTTGATCAAATCTATATATCATACATTTTTATGGTTTTAGTTAATATTGAATCCTTCTACATTCATAGGTCTTGGATGACCGGGCTCGGGATAGGCGCCTGGTTGCTTTACTGGAAAAGTACCACAAATCTCAGAGGTATATTCtgcaaaaaaaattacaagtttTATTTTGCTACGTGTTGCTAAGATATTGTATCTTTTTCTCTCAGCAATCGAGTATTGGTCTTTGTTTTGTACAAAAATGAAGCCAAACGAGTTGAAAATATGCTTCAAGAAGGGTATGTCATCTCACATTTTATGATAATTTCGTGGTTAAAATATCTAGTGCTTACTTAGGATGTGTTAAATACCATTTTCAGGGGTTGGAAGGCTGTTTCAATACACGGGGACAAAGCTCAACATGATCGCACAAAGGCACTCTCATTGTTCAAGAAGGGAACCTGTCCTTTGCTGGTACTTGTtttacacttttattattaGTGATAATTTTTGTATCAGTATGACAACTCATAAGTTAAATGAAATTTATGATTTGCTATGACAACAATGTTTGACTGTTTCCTCTATGATATTGTGGCTATATTGGATAATGGTTGTTTTCTTCTCATCAATTTAACTTCATATTTTTGCAATATGTTTTTCTGCACTTGCTATCTCTGGAAAATGTTTTTATACAAATTCTTCTTTACTTGTTTCTTATCCCTTTCAAAGCTCTAGTTTTAGTATTTTTACACTCCTGACTTGTGGATGAAACCCACTTTTTAATTTAGTCCTCAACGAAAAATGTTCAGATTAAAAGAAGTTATTATGTCAATCTTTTTTGAACTTTAATATTATTGTAAAGGCTCCTGCTAATACCTTTAGTGGGTAATGCTTCTAACGAAACTAGCTTTATGTCTATTGAACGGGACATGCTACTGATACCTTTTTTATATGGCCAATTATCTGACATAATTCAGTGAACAGGTTGCTACTGATGTGGCTGCACGGGGATTGGATATTCCAGATGTTGAAGTAGTGATAAACTATAGTTTTCCTCTCACTACAGAAGATTATGTTCATAGAATTGGGCGGACTGGACGAGCTGGTAAGAAAGGTGTTGCCCATACATTCTTCACACAGCAGAATAAGGTATTACTAACCAACAACGTCATATCCTCCTAGGTTATAGTATTAATTGGTGCTTTTGTGTTTTTCACCCTGGTATCAATTAAGAATTGAAATATTTCAGGGACTTGCTGGGGAGCTGGTGAATGTTTTGAGGGAAGCAGGGCAAATTGTACCCGATGCCCTCCTGAAATTTGGCACACATGTAAAGAAAAAGGtctattttcttctccttttatGTCCGTGCACCAGTTCATATTTTTTCTATGATAAAGCTAGGATAAACATTTGATTTTGGTTGattgttaaaattataattttcctATCCATTATAGGAGTCCAAGCTTTACGGGGCGCACTTCAAGGAAATCCCTGTTGATGCTCCAAAGTCTCAAAAGAAAACATTTGACAACTCTGACGATGAAGACTAAATGATGGTGACTTATGTTTATCTTTGGCTGAAGGAATATGTGAATTCGGTCATTGCTTACTCTTTTTGTTCGAGTTATTTATTACTTTAAAAGGTGATAAAAAAATTCAGTTATAAATATAGGTTAGTGAGTATTTTCCTGTTGTAGCTTGCACTCGTGTGCTTGTAagcttttgtttttcttctcgTTACgagattataattttaaattcacaCATTTTTAGCTGTCTAGGATTTGTCTTTAAATTTCAGAGCTTGAcattttatagttttaattgattaattaattaatttactaTTTTCTTTTGGTTGTATAGCCTGTTACACCAATTTATTATGTTGTTCAACatgctttatatatatatatatatatatattagaatgGTATATCCTTTTAAATAGGCACATTACAAAACGGTAAACTTTCTAATGAACCAACAAGTTTACCTATTAACAATATGAAAATGAAGATAGACAAAATGAAAGACTGCAACTTACGGTATAGTACATTATGGTGTACTATATCAACCTCTTAATATATGAACTTAAAAGTCTTGATTCGAAGCAACTTCTCAACTTCTACAATAAGTGTTTTTTCAAAGCTTTGGTGAACTCTTCCAACTTCAAGAATAAGTGTTTTTCCAAAGCTTTGCTGAATATGTGAGCGACTTGATCTTTACTCTAACTAGATCAATAGTTTTTCTTTGTGAAGATTTCTCAAGGGGTAAAAGTACAATTACATATCAATACGTTTGCTTCTTCCCCGTAGGTTTgaatattttaacaatttaattgttgagttaTTGTTATAAGAAATTGTAGTAACCTTTATTTGCTCAAGAATTTTCCTCAATCATAAGATTTGACAAATACAAGTTATAGTTGTTCCATAGTGAACAAACTAACAATGAGTTGTTATTTAGAAGATGCTATGGAATAACATTTGTTTCATGCAGAAAGATAAAATCAGTGTTTTTTTCTATCATCTAGATCACATGTAAATTATTATGTATAAATCCAATCAAATCACATTTTTCATCCTTGAAACATACCCCAACGTTACGAGTTTCTTATAAATagtgtaaaattattttaacattaaacAAATGTAATTTAATAGGATTTTCTATGTAATTGCTaatcaaacaaacaaaatacatgatgtttaACTATAATTGCAATAAGATTATATTAGATTGTCATCAATTTGCTTCAAATATGTGCTATCAAACTTCATTTGAAGCCTAATCAAAATTTCTcctacatgttttttttttaaatagaaaaatcctatattttgattgaatcacttttatatctaaaaaataatgtatcAAACCCATACAACATTTCAAATTCATTTATCATTAACTTAAAACTAAACATGACAGTACATTTTTCAGGGAATATAAGATCAATATATAAGATACTATAAGCATTTTCCTTTTGTTTCACACCTTAACATAAATTATTTGCTCGTAAAGACATTTCACAAATTCAATATTTAGAAATCTAGTTTCAATGTGATTATAACAAGCCTATAGGGCTTGTTTTAGCCCATTAAGAGTTTTCCTTAATCTACAAACCTTAGGTATATTCTCCCTGCACCTGATCAATTCAAACTCGCACCCGATCATAGACTTAAAAAGACAAAAGTGCCCTTAATGAATTTTAGATTAGGTCAAGTGATGAATGTGCACCCAATGCAATTACAGATCTGCACCCAACCCTCACTTTTGCACCCAACCCACAACCGCAACTCATCTGCACCATCTTCCTCTAGGTTTTCGCAGGGAAGCACACGCAGCCCTTTCGTTCCGTTTGATTTCGACGACAGAGCATCAGCAGCGACGACGAAGGAGCCCTTGAACGGAGAGGAAGCCCGGAGCGAACGTCGGAGAAGACAAGGTAAGTGACTTGCGAATATTTTTGTTCGGAATTATACTTTGACTTACGGATAAATTTATGCGTAATCATAATACTTTTGTGCGAAAGTCAAATTTGACttgcggatatttttatccgttaTATGTAATTGTTGTACGGATATTTTTGTGCGGAAGTGATATTTTGACTTGCGGATAAAAAACAACTATGGATATGGatatccataattaaaaaaacaactaTGAATATGAATATCCATAACTCAAAAAACTACTACGGATATTTAAATCCATAATACAAAACAAAATGCCGGATAATTATATCCGTAatgcagtgatatggtgcagaaAATGTTACTGACTTACGGACGCTTGCATCCGTAAGGTTAAAATGAGACTTCCAGATTTTGGTATCCATCTCTACCTGAGCTTGAACAAAATGCCATAAAAAAACGTAAATCAGTTATTACTTCACAACAATGTCAAAGTGCAAACGACCCCCTCCACCACCACTGTAAATCCACCTCCAACGCAACTCAAAGCACCACCAAAGATGAAAACGAATTTTCTCTGCACCCTTCACAgcttttcaaaataaacattCACAGCTTTTCAAACTAAAGATGACAAGGGCATGGttggattttgaaaacttttttgggtgcaggaagcaaatgatcgggtgcaggaagtaattgccCAAACCTTATTTTGGTATCCAACCTTAACATATCCAAGTGGTTGATCAATAAATACTTGTTTTTCTAAATTATGCAAGAATGTTGATTTGACATCTAATTGGAAAATTGGCCAGAAATTTTGTGCTGCTAATGCAaccaacaaattaaaaaaaatattttcttataaccAATCTCATACCGTTGATTGTACTCTTTTGCTATCAAGCGAACTTTATACTTGTTTCACCACCATCTTTGTTTAACTTTGTTTTGGAAATTTATTTtacaccaatattttttttgaccTTTAAGTAGATTGCATAGCTTTTTAAGTGTTATTCATTTTAATGGAATTTTTATCATCCATTGCTTTTCtccatttttcttctttaattgCGGTCTCAAAAAATTTTGGGGTctcaatgaaaaaataaaacaaaatgacTAATTTTCTCAACCACAAAATTCTCCATCCATGTAGGTCTTCTCCTATTTCAGTAAGGACATTCATTTGTTGGTTCAACTGCTTGTTGCTCATTGTAATTTCATTGTTGGTTGTTGTCTACCTTCATCAAAATCATTATTTCGATCAAAATTAGCTTATAGTTATTGTTCAAGTTTGTCTGCATCCCAATTTTATAACTAATCCTCATCCAACACCACATCACTACTAGTAACAATTTATTGGTGATAGGATTGTACAATTTTTACACTTTCAATTGTTCAATAACACCaagaaaaatgatattttactCATTTGTCAACAAACTTCTTTCTCATCTTATATGAAATATGAGTACATGCAACACACTCAAATATTCTAAAATAATCTATGGTTAGTCTCTTTCCACTGCAAGCCTCCTTAAGTATCATGTTTTGAATTACAAAAGTTAGGCTTCTATTTAAGACATGAATACTCCAATTTAGAGCTTTTGGACAAAATGTCTTTGGAACACACTCTTGTGTAAGCAAACTTCTCACCATTTTGAGAATTGTTCTATTTTTCTTCTCTAacacaccattttgttgtggtgtgtAGGTATAAGCTTTTTCTTGATGTCATGTTCTTTGCACGCAAAAATTAAACTCATTTGAGTTGTATTCTTCATCCCAATTTGTTTGAAAAGTTTTAATGGCCTTTCTTGATTCTTTTCAACTCTTGTTTTGAAAGTTTTAAATGCACCAAAAGTTTCTGACTTCTcttgcaaaaaataaaataaaaatagaccCATATTTTCATAGAATAATCGTCAATgaaagtaattaaatattttacctCCATTTGATGACAATTTTATTATCCACATAAGTCTGAATGCACccattctaaaatattatttgctCTTCATGACTCATTGGgaaattaatattatgttatttaCTAACAACACATTCTTCACAAACTTGAGAAGGAACAAAAACCAATGAAAGACAtgttaccattttttttatgtttgtggAACTCTAATCCTTCTTAATGCAAATGCTCATAATAATAATGTCAaagccaagaaaaatattttcctagGATATTAAAATAGGTTTAATGATTTCAATCTTTAGAGGAATAAGTGATTTGAACTCATTTTTACAACAATAATAACAcctttaattgaataaatttcacAAACACCTTTGCTAGTCGGCGATAGTGTAATcattttcttgtaattgttcaacACTTAATAAATTGCTTTTCAAATTAGGAACATATAACACATTATAATTTGTTTCaacaaatcattttatttttattttaataccaTCTTTTCTCATTACTTTCATCATAGAGCAATCCTCAAAGCTCACAATTTACTGAAAATCTTCATttagaaatgaaaaagaagattTACTACCACTTATATGGTTATTGTAGTATGTATCCTTATACCACAAAtctaatttaacattttttattatcttgAATAACCATTAGCAACatctcttcctcttcctctttcaTCTTTGCTAGATTTGACCTTTGTTTTTCATGAGGCAACTTGGTATAACATTTAGAAGCATAATGACTAAATTTAAGacatgtaaaatattttaaaacattcatGCTTCTTTTCTCTACGCCTTGAGAATGATCATTACAACTCCTGAAATTGTTTTGTTGTTTAAGTCTCTAGCACCTTGTCTCCCTTGCCCTTTGCCTCTATCTCTACACTATCGTTTGAAATTGTTGGAACCAATATTGATAGAAGCATTTAATGCTTGCTTCTTAATTTTTTACgatttaatattttgttcatGCACCAATAGTGAACGTTGCAGTTCATCAAGTGAAAGATCATCCATgtctttaaattcttttataacacacacaacaaaaattaaattttggtgCTAAAGATCGAAGTATCTTTTCAACAACATTTATTTCTTCAGTTTTGTCACCATATGTGTGCAATCTTGTGGACAACCATCATCACATGTGCAAAGTAGTCCATGGTTGATTTTTCAGATTTCAACCGAATTGTTTTGAACTTACAACGAAGAACTTGAAGCTAGTGCCTGCTTGCTCTTGTCAATTCTTGATACTTATTCTTTATTGAATCCCAAATATCCTTATATGTTTCTTTATTGagattgttttataaaatagaCTGATCAATAACTTtgaaacaaatcattttttgttttgtt
The sequence above is a segment of the Phaseolus vulgaris cultivar G19833 chromosome 2, P. vulgaris v2.0, whole genome shotgun sequence genome. Coding sequences within it:
- the LOC137811196 gene encoding DEAD-box ATP-dependent RNA helicase 5, with translation MGRRNDAVLVSEPVAEEVPYSPELDSEKKKKKKKNKNKDKQHESENSPKRKLDELDHQNGTESKKKKKKKHHDSKENAEETNGDGNNDNGANRDETVADRSVVVTGKNAGDAKYAALKNFLDSGLPENVLECCKGFEKPSPIQSRAWPFLLDRRDLIGIAATGSGKTLAFGIPAIMHVLGKRKGKGSRGRNPLCLVLSPTRELAQQISDVMCDAGSSCGVESICLYGGTSKGPQISSLKSGIDIVIGTPGRIQDLIEMGVCCLKEVSFVVLDEADRMLDMGFEQIVRSILGQTSSDRQMVMFSATWPLAVHHLAQEFMDPNPVKVVVGSEDLAANHDVMQIVEVLDDRARDRRLVALLEKYHKSQSNRVLVFVLYKNEAKRVENMLQEGGWKAVSIHGDKAQHDRTKALSLFKKGTCPLLVATDVAARGLDIPDVEVVINYSFPLTTEDYVHRIGRTGRAGKKGVAHTFFTQQNKGLAGELVNVLREAGQIVPDALLKFGTHVKKKESKLYGAHFKEIPVDAPKSQKKTFDNSDDED